ATGTACCACGGGGCAGTTAAATATGATTTGATCGCTGAAGCGGTCAGACGAGTCCATTGTCCAGTGCTTGCCAATGGCAATATCCACTCTGCGACAGCTGCCCTATCGGTGCTTTCTCAAACAGGTGCAGCGGGTGTGATGGTGGGACGTTGGGCAATCGGAAATCCTTGGCTTTTTAAACAAATTCGGCAGGCTTTGCAAAGAGAGCCGATCACGCCCGTTCCTTTAGTAGAGGTACGCAACTATATTGATCGTTTATGTCAAACCCCCACAGCGGCAACTATGCCAGTGCGATCGCGTGTAGGCTACCTCAAAATGTTCCTCAACTACATTGCTCTGAGTGTTGACGCTGAAGGTCATTTCCTGCGGCTGATGCGACAGACCCAGACCGAGGTAGAACTGCTTAACCTGTGCGATCGCGTTCTTCTTGCTGATTTGACGAAAACTTTAGCCCTAGCACCCTACTCAGGCGTGTAACTATGGCAAATATTTAGTTCAGCTCATCAGCAATCCATTCCTCTTTCGCCAAATTCCGCCTGTACTAATCACTTAACTCACGTTAAATAATCGATAAGCTTGCTATATTACTAAGTGAATAAAATGTATCTGCATTATTACTCCAACCAGTAATCTCAATAATGGCGTCAGTGGTGGCAAGAAATCCACTAACATTATCATTAATAGCCAAGAACGTCTGCTGATTATCACCTGTACCGACGGTAAATGTCGCCGCTTGGTTAGCAGCAAAATTAGTAGTATTCAATAAACTTTGGATTTTAGCCTCATTTAAGATGTTAATCGTGCCAAATTGGATTACATTGCTGGCGCTTACAGCTAATGGTGCATCGATAGTATCTACGCTAATCTTAAAGTCTTGAATCACATCAAAATTAGACAGTAACGAATCACTCAATGACTCAAAAACAAATGTATCACGACCCTTACCGCCAACTAAAATATCACCGCCAGCACCGCCGATGATTGTATCATTACCACTTTCACCTGAGAGTTTATCATTGCCGTCAAATCCTGAGAGTTGATCATCACCATTGCCACCGTAAAGTAGGTCATTACCATCAAAACCTACTAAATCATCACTACCGTTCCCACCATAAAGTGAGTCAGCACCAGCTAATCCCAACAGCTCATCGTTACTGTCACCGCCATAAATTTTGTCATTGCCAGCATTACCAATAAGTTCATCATTACCACTGCCACCATTGAGAAGTAAATCTGGCACTGGATTGTCATCATTAACAATTTTTGCTACGAGTTGACTGGTGTTAACATAAACGACGGAGTAGCGGTCAATAACAGTCCTGACTAGAGCTGTATCGTACATATAGCTAACAATACTATCAGCAACGCCATCATTGTTATTGTCAGTCTCTTCTGATATCAGCTTGCCAAAGCTATCGTATTTGTAAGTAGTCAGCGTATCAATAATGCCATCATTATTATTGTCAGTCTCTTCTGATATTAACTTGCCTTCAACATCATAGCTATCAGTGGAGACTGCATCAGCCTGAGTGTCGTCGTTGTTGTTATTAGTTACGCTTGTGCGTCCGTATGTGGCACTGAAGGAAGGCTCATACAAGCCACCACTATAAAATACTAGGTTACCGTAGCTATCATAGGCGTAAGTGATAGTAAATTTTTCCTCCAGAGCCTCATAAGTTGCGGAGGTTATACGGCCGTAGGGGTCATAAGTATAAGTAGTCAAGAGTTGATACCCTTTCCCATCGCCATCATAGTCCATGCTTTGGGATGTCTCGTTGCCATAAGCATCGTAGGTAAAGAGGTGGCTATCTACAACTTGATTATCTACGTAAGATGCCGAAGAAATCTGATTACCGCTGGCATCGTAGGTATAAAATGTAGAGTATACATCGATGCTTGTGGATGTGATGTTGCTGTTGGCATCGTAAGTATAATAAGTAGAGTTTGCGGATGTAACGTTGGCATTGGCATCGTAGGTAAAACTATTTACGGGTTCAACTTTGCCGTCATCATCGTAGTCTTTGCTTACGGTTATTAAGTTGCCTTGAGCA
This region of Nostoc sp. UHCC 0302 genomic DNA includes:
- a CDS encoding bluetail domain-containing putative surface protein, with the translated sequence MAIAKLTLSLPIPINAKGNLTSKGIDSNGDGKPDSITTYTYDIRGNRTSESIDENGDGKIDQPTIYTYDAQGNLITVSKDYDDDGKVEPVNSFTYDANANVTSANSTYYTYDANSNITSTSIDVYSTFYTYDASGNQISSASYVDNQVVDSHLFTYDAYGNETSQSMDYDGDGKGYQLLTTYTYDPYGRITSATYEALEEKFTITYAYDSYGNLVFYSGGLYEPSFSATYGRTSVTNNNNDDTQADAVSTDSYDVEGKLISEETDNNNDGIIDTLTTYKYDSFGKLISEETDNNNDGVADSIVSYMYDTALVRTVIDRYSVVYVNTSQLVAKIVNDDNPVPDLLLNGGSGNDELIGNAGNDKIYGGDSNDELLGLAGADSLYGGNGSDDLVGFDGNDLLYGGNGDDQLSGFDGNDKLSGESGNDTIIGGAGGDILVGGKGRDTFVFESLSDSLLSNFDVIQDFKISVDTIDAPLAVSASNVIQFGTINILNEAKIQSLLNTTNFAANQAATFTVGTGDNQQTFLAINDNVSGFLATTDAIIEITGWSNNADTFYSLSNIASLSII